Below is a window of Camelina sativa cultivar DH55 chromosome 11, Cs, whole genome shotgun sequence DNA.
tttttccgtcaaaaccaaaatatggttttcccaccaaaaccgcaaaatctcattttcccgccaaaaccgcaaaattacgttttctcATAAAAACCGCAAATTTACGTTTTttcgccaaaaccgcaaaattacgttttcttgccaaaatcgaaaaattacgttttcccgccaaaataaaaaaattacgtttttccgtcaaaaccgcaaaattaaggtttcccgtcaaaaccgcaaaatcttttttttccaccaaaaccgcaaaatttattttcccgtcaaaaccgcaaaatttcattttcccgtcaaaaccacaaaatcttgttttcccatcaaaaccccaaaattacgtttttcgcCAAAAAAACGCAACAACGCAAAAATACGTTTTTCCGTCAAAACTGCAAAATCACATTTCCTgccaaaaacgcaaaatcacagttttccgccaaaaacacaaaattttggttttcggctaaaaatgcaaaatctcGGTTTTCTGCCAAAAACGAAAAATCTCAATTTTCCGCTAAAAACGTAAAATCTCTGTTTTCCGTCAAGACAAGagaactttatttttaaatatttatttaaatttaatatgaaaataagttAAAAACATGAATACATTATAACCACTAGAtcttcaacataaaataaagggatttttggtcattttacatatattgtatTCAGATACACAtaaatcaaattacaaaaacaaatataattttattcagaTACAATTTCTGAACGCATAAACCAATAACGCAAACGAACATCATTTAGATGTTCAGATATTGCGTCTCGATACTGCGTCTTGATATTGTATCTAGATATTGCATCTAATGCAGCAAAGGAAGAGCCTACTACTCAGTCACACACGGTCTCATAAGTGATCGATCACATAAATTCCCGATTTTGCCCTCAAATGTTTCAGAATTTTACCTTTTCGTACCCACACTTCCTCGGAAAATTCGCTCTCACTCTTCCAGCTGGAATCCAAAGCACAGACAATGGAGACaaaagcttctctctctttctctctcatttctGCAATTTAATGTCTCTTTGGATGATTTACTAAtctgaagaagcaaaaaagtttaaagatctttggataATTTAGCGATGAAATCTTCGACGCGGCTTGACTCAGTTGCGTTTCAGCTCACTCCCACCCGAACCCGgtaaattaatttcttttattgatCCAAAATGTTAAATCTTTGTGTTAGTTTCGTTGGAAATTGCTGTATGGAAGTCGAAagattgcattttttttttgggttcattaaTAATTTGATAGGATCAAGAGTCGTTAAATTGTTGAACTTTTGTGTGAAATGTCGAAAGATTACATTTTTAAGCTCTTTGATAAAGATCAAAAGTCGTCAAAATGTTGAATTGTGTCTTGGTTTTGTGAATGAGTTGTTGTGTAGAAGTCGAAAGGTTGCATTTTAGTGTTCCTTGATAAGATCAAAACTCGTCAAAGTGTTAAGAACAAGTTTATTAGTTTTGTGAGAAATTGTTATGTGGAAGTCTGAAAGCATTTTTTGGTTTACTTACTAATAAGAAGATCAAAGTCGTGGAATTTTGTAGGTTTGTTACCAAAATTACAACCAGAcatttagtctttttctttgCCTTAATTAGGTTGGTAACAGCTAATGGTAGACtgatttctctctttatttgtGTAAACACTTGTTTTCTTGAGTTTTACATAAGATGAATTGTtatgtttatttggtttcagGTGTGACCTGTTGGTAACAGCTAATGGAAAGACTGAGAAAATAGCTACAGGGTTGCTTGATCCTTTCCTTGCTCATTTAAAGACTGCAAAAGATCAATTAGAAAAAGGTGGCTACTCGATTATTCTCAAGCCTGAAGCTAGTGCCAATGCAGCTTGGTTTACTAAAGGAACAATTGAAAGGTCTCTTTCATATAAATTAGTGGTCTTTCTTTGTGTTGAGATTGGACACTTTGTGATGAGAATGTTTTTATCTTCTGTTCTTGTTTAGGTTTGTTCGATTTGTGAGCACTCCGGAAGTCATTGAACGTGTTTACACTTTAGAAACTGAGATCATACAGATCAAGGAAGCTATTAAAATTCAGAACAACTGTGATACGGCACTGACTGTTGTAAGTATACTGTGGTTTTTGAATACTTTGTTTGGTGTATTCTTAGAagtgtttaattaattttgtttgaacaGGTGGGAGGTAATCAGAGAGGAAAAAAGGCAGATAGCATGGAAGGTATGCTATAGcaattaatatttgtaatttatgacTCTCTATGCTAATCTTTGGATTTAAGCATGTTACACTATCTCAACtcataaaatggaaaaatgtATGCCCCTTGGCTCTTGATCTTTCAGTTTCATAAATATTAGATAATGTGAATCAGGTAGCAGGCCTTTGCTACAGCTCAACGAGGAGAAAGCTATTGTCCTTTACGAGGTTAATATACGTGAAATGGTTTCTATAAGGGTTTTCttctcatctttctctttttggaaCAAACAACTTATGTCATCTTCTTTCATATATAATAGCCTGATTCACATCCAAAGCAAGCAAATCGGTCTACTGCATCAGATGAAAACTCTAGGTATACTGTATACACCCCTTTGCATGAGAGATACTTGTTTTCATTGTGGTTAAGAAAGAGAGTAGTTacttattttattgttaatatgTCGAATTGTTATCAGAGCTCAAGTTCTGAAAGTTCTGGAGACGCGGAAGATAATGTTGCAGAAAGAACAAGGAATGGCCTTTGCACGTGCTGTGGCAGCTGGTTTTGAGGCTGATGATATGATCCCGCTAATATCTTTCGCCAAAACTTATGGAGCCACTCGTTTGATGTGAGTAGATTATAATTTAACACCAATTTCAACCATTGTTTTGCAACCAACAATCTCATATAGTCATATCCATTAAAGTGTTCaagtttaaaagaatattttcaTAGACTTAGTTCCCATTTATGACTTCAACAATGTTACAGGGATGCATGTTTGAAATTCATGGACTTGTGGAAGAAAAAGCATGAAACTGGCCAGTGGGTTGAAATAGAAGCAACAGAAGTAATAGCAACACAGCCAAACATCTCTGCAATGAACGACTCAGGGATTATATTCGCAAATGGTGCTAATATGCCTGGGACACCTGAAAATAGCGGTAAGATGATCCTTTATGAGTCATAGTAGCTGAGAGTTGAATATCTTTTCTTGCATTATTTGGCATTGCTTTCGCACAATTGATCTATATTTCAAGATACTTCTTGTATCCAGATGCAAAGTCTCCTACAGATAATAAACCAAATGGAAATCATGAATATGTGCAAGGGCAGCACCCACAGCCGATGTATGCACACTGGCCAGTTCACTCGCCACCAGGTACCTTTCCTGTATTTCAAGGATATACGATGCAGGGCATGCCGTATTACCCGAGCTATCCAGGAACTAGTCCATATCCATCTCCCTATCCGTCTACCGATGATTCTAGACGTAGTTCTGGCCAAAGAAAGGCCCGGAAACATCATTCATCTTGTAGCGAGGACTCCGATTCAGAGGATGacgaaagagaaaaaggaaaatcagGTCGAAGAAGGAAATCGGGGAAGGTGGTGATTCggaatataaattatattaattcaaAGAAACAAGATCATTCAGGAACAGAATCTGATGCTGATGACAATCATGAAGAAGTGGCAAAAGGAGAATGTTACAGTGGTAAAGAGAGAGCAACAGAAGGAACAGAGGCTGACACTGGGGATTGGCAGGTCTTTCAGACTTATTTATTGCAAGATGCCGATAGAGATGAACGTACCAGTGACCATATGATGGAAAAGGAGATTGGGGGGAAGAAGAGGCAAGGTACTGGGAAGTATGATCCTTTGGCATATGATGAACGTGAATCAGGAACGTATCAAGAAAGAGATTCATCTGACATTAGGAATGGTAGTGTGACTCGTAGAATCAGGGGATCTAGTGACTCCTTTATGGTACACCAGAGAGAAAATGGTTTTGAGAATTCTTCTGATCCTCTCAACTTGAATGGATTTGATAATCCAGGGAATGGTCTGGATAAGAGATCATCATTTATCATGGATGATGACTCTGATATTGTTGCTCGGGGATCTGCAGCGCTAGATGAAGCTGGAAGACATAAGAGAAATGCTATAGACATCGGATCAGAGATCTCCCCGTGCCACCAAACTGATGGAAATGAAAGAAAGCAGGTCAATTATGAGCCTCATGATCTGAGCCTGATACCAGAACGGGAAACAGAGAAGTTATCAGCTGGGTATGATCCTGCACTAGAGTTTGGATTCAAAACTTTGAAGAAGAATAACGAGGCAGCTGGAGGTGCTAAGAAGTCTGTGAAGGATCCAAAATCAAGACTTTCTAAAGATGCTGCAGATAAGAGGAAGGCTTCAGGGCCAATACGGAAAGGACGACCCACAAAGATGAGCCCTTTAGATGAAGCAAGAGCACGTGCTGACAAGCTTAGAAGTTTCAAAGCTGACCTCCAGAAAATGAAAAAGGAGAAGGTATAATCTCTGCTTAACCAATTTGATGATATAACTTCTTTTTTAACTAAGCATCTAGGTAGCACAATCTCAAAGGATATAAACCAACTTGTAACTGAAACTTTATATCATACCGCTAATTTNAATGGATTTGATAATCCAGGGAATGGTCTGGATAAGAGATCATCATTTATCATGGATGATGACT
It encodes the following:
- the LOC104725131 gene encoding uncharacterized protein LOC104725131 isoform X2, whose translation is MKSSTRLDSVAFQLTPTRTRCDLLVTANGKTEKIATGLLDPFLAHLKTAKDQLEKGGYSIILKPEASANAAWFTKGTIERFVRFVSTPEVIERVYTLETEIIQIKEAIKIQNNCDTALTVVGGNQRGKKADSMEGSRPLLQLNEEKAIVLYEPDSHPKQANRSTASDENSRAQVLKVLETRKIMLQKEQGMAFARAVAAGFEADDMIPLISFAKTYGATRLMDACLKFMDLWKKKHETGQWVEIEATEVIATQPNISAMNDSGIIFANGANMPGTPENSDAKSPTDNKPNGNHEYVQGQHPQPMYAHWPVHSPPGTFPVFQGYTMQGMPYYPSYPGTSPYPSPYPSTDDSRRSSGQRKARKHHSSCSEDSDSEDDEREKGKSGRRRKSGKVVIRNINYINSKKQDHSGTESDADDNHEEVAKGECYSGKERATEGTEADTGDWQVFQTYLLQDADRDERTSDHMMEKEIGGKKRQGTGKYDPLAYDERESGTYQERDSSDIRNGSVTRRIRGSSDSFMVHQRENGFENSSDPLNLNGFDNPGNGLDKRSSFIMDDDSDIVARGSAALDEAGRHKRNAIDIGSEISPCHQTDGNERKQVNYEPHDLSLIPERETEKLSAGYDPALEFGFKTLKKNNEAAGGAKKSVKDPKSRLSKDAADKRKASGPIRKGRPTKMSPLDEARARADKLRSFKADLQKMKKEKEEEERKRIEALKIERQKRIASKSNSTVSQSKLPAQQTRKPMLNKFSPGAPRASKFSDCEPGSLSPLQRLPRRTASLGSDDSLKFPKNSKQTSVSKSTGNMLTRSISQLPPSKREILATGNRLTRSISPLPLSKRETRVSLDSQNKSVSRTRRLSEPKIGNNSLPSASMRPRRTVASKKVSDAPEIKKLSAIVNYDIAKIASLPELKIKPAKGPTNVLVKGLEKIKSSASNIDQNGNKNKPLSRNDVDETPEIEKTVVMVLPSSARSISTDQVKYEKSSENSIIREGIDKDAIETMQESGNDLVLVRLETLSDLVTETPKFLTSQSIIAKPYEAPHARVSSLENPCTVYSDCSQAPPPSLYSNESEQETVKVLVPEKKKSEASEKFQTKESASKGLLKLLKFGKKSQSSSTSEHQTDSNNAVNSNEDYVPAVTGATTSEAFTLKNLISQDETPTAAASQKSSRHFSLLSPFKNKKVVS